One Deltaproteobacteria bacterium DNA segment encodes these proteins:
- a CDS encoding FHA domain-containing protein translates to MQRCSHCGRESPSGSIFCLNCGTRLAGSDTGRSTPSDARPLPTDAVACGKCGADNSPGMNFCRNCGARLVARSASTSAPPAPAAPASGPAALAGRMPSAADVVGRKAAPSPSRTCGHCGGTTPGGFRFCQLCGKPLGDERGAADARRAPVPGRDSRPPGVRTGVPVRRADVPDAVAATIAIAGDDARAVVSAAADMARKRTVEEDPAVVATLPETPLEQLRHTPRQPVSAEPPPQPAPAAGPAWGRLVLVRQDGSDGDTFELRGDAVEIGREGAGLRFPGDRHLAPVHARLERRGEGVAIVPIDPVNGVYRRIDARASLRGGDWLLMGREILRFDVVADDERAVVPTVQHGVLRFGSPGRDPWGRLSVQLSNGGVRDVRYLSGDRVVVGREEGDIVFSDDEFMSRRHAAIGRTGADCFVEDLGSSNGTYLRMRGAETVRGTAHVRIGDQLFRLEVGP, encoded by the coding sequence ATGCAACGCTGCTCCCACTGCGGTCGCGAGAGCCCTTCGGGTTCGATCTTTTGTCTGAACTGCGGCACGCGATTGGCGGGCAGCGACACCGGTCGTTCGACCCCGAGCGACGCCCGGCCGTTGCCCACGGACGCCGTCGCGTGTGGCAAATGCGGCGCCGACAACAGTCCGGGAATGAACTTCTGCCGCAACTGCGGCGCACGGCTCGTCGCGCGCTCGGCCTCCACGAGCGCGCCGCCCGCGCCCGCGGCGCCCGCCTCGGGGCCGGCTGCCCTCGCCGGCCGGATGCCGTCGGCCGCCGACGTCGTCGGCCGCAAGGCGGCCCCATCGCCGTCGCGCACGTGCGGCCACTGTGGCGGGACGACGCCGGGCGGGTTCCGGTTTTGCCAGTTGTGCGGCAAGCCGCTGGGCGACGAGAGGGGGGCGGCGGACGCGCGCCGAGCGCCGGTGCCGGGGCGGGACAGCCGGCCGCCGGGCGTTCGCACCGGGGTTCCGGTGCGCAGGGCCGACGTACCCGACGCGGTCGCGGCGACGATCGCCATCGCCGGCGACGACGCGCGCGCCGTCGTCTCGGCGGCGGCCGACATGGCGCGAAAGCGGACCGTCGAGGAAGATCCGGCGGTCGTCGCCACGCTACCGGAAACGCCGCTCGAGCAGCTGCGACACACGCCGCGCCAGCCGGTGTCGGCGGAGCCGCCGCCGCAGCCGGCGCCGGCGGCCGGTCCCGCGTGGGGGCGGCTCGTACTGGTCCGCCAGGACGGCAGCGACGGCGACACGTTCGAGCTCCGCGGCGACGCGGTCGAGATCGGCCGGGAAGGCGCCGGCTTGCGGTTCCCCGGCGATCGCCATCTGGCGCCCGTACACGCCCGGCTCGAGCGGCGGGGCGAGGGCGTGGCGATCGTGCCGATCGACCCGGTCAACGGCGTCTACCGTCGGATCGACGCGCGGGCGAGCCTGCGCGGGGGCGATTGGCTGCTGATGGGGCGCGAGATCCTGCGGTTCGACGTCGTGGCGGACGACGAGCGCGCGGTCGTGCCGACCGTGCAGCACGGCGTGTTGCGGTTCGGCTCGCCCGGTCGCGACCCGTGGGGAAGGTTGTCCGTCCAGCTATCGAATGGCGGCGTGCGCGACGTGCGCTACCTCAGCGGCGATCGCGTGGTCGTCGGGCGAGAGGAGGGCGACATCGTGTTCTCCGACGACGAGTTCATGTCGCGGCGGCACGCGGCCATCGGCCGGACGGGCGCGGACTGTTTCGTGGAGGATCTGGGCAGCTCGAACGGCACCTACCTGCGCATGCGCGGGGCCGAGACGGTACGAGGGACGGCTCACGTTCGCATCGGCGACCAGCTCTTTCGGCTCGAGGTGGGGCCCTGA
- a CDS encoding carboxypeptidase regulatory-like domain-containing protein, with the protein MRNVSKRLEKGQGLRPCARARFAVLGAALAAACAAAAACAAAPARTAPFRARPDSVEPGDLRGPFTGRVVDAGTGRPVAGALVYATWSFQRGAALSEPAGFRERVTSTDADGRYEIPRLNAAPDGARITDFYLVVYKRGYVAYRSDRRFDDFGPRLDFAQREHRIALDKWRADLSHDRHLRYIGGGQAIASLTAWELPEAARELSGEAPQVVASFTPGGDTTAAVVAARLLTPDDVRDVTGFDGEFETGPLGDDPDTSQYSSIHLRALDRPESFDVALRLWKLDAAGAADRYEQLLGSLPSAEERNELGDRSLRAAEGDIRGVAVLDGKRAAVLLLTCGVAQCRTAEDAVALARRALERLQGLWPLEGN; encoded by the coding sequence GTGCGTAACGTATCAAAGAGACTCGAAAAAGGTCAAGGACTGCGACCGTGTGCGCGCGCTCGGTTCGCGGTCCTCGGCGCCGCGTTGGCCGCGGCGTGCGCGGCGGCCGCGGCGTGCGCGGCGGCGCCGGCCCGCACCGCGCCGTTTCGCGCACGGCCGGACTCCGTCGAACCCGGCGACCTGCGCGGCCCGTTCACCGGCCGGGTGGTCGACGCGGGGACGGGCCGGCCCGTCGCCGGCGCGCTCGTGTACGCCACGTGGTCGTTTCAGCGCGGCGCGGCGCTCTCCGAGCCGGCCGGCTTCCGCGAGCGCGTCACGTCGACCGACGCCGACGGTCGCTACGAGATCCCGCGGCTGAACGCCGCCCCCGACGGCGCGCGCATCACCGACTTCTACCTCGTCGTATACAAACGGGGCTACGTCGCCTACCGGAGCGACCGACGATTCGACGACTTCGGCCCGCGCCTGGACTTCGCCCAGCGGGAACATCGCATCGCGCTCGACAAGTGGCGCGCCGACCTGTCGCACGACCGCCACTTGCGGTACATCGGCGGCGGTCAAGCGATCGCCTCGCTCACCGCGTGGGAACTGCCAGAAGCCGCTCGCGAGCTGTCCGGCGAGGCGCCGCAGGTCGTCGCGAGTTTCACGCCCGGCGGCGACACGACCGCGGCGGTCGTCGCCGCGCGCCTGCTCACGCCCGACGACGTTCGCGACGTCACCGGCTTCGACGGCGAATTCGAAACGGGCCCGCTCGGGGACGATCCGGACACGTCGCAGTACAGCTCGATCCACCTGCGCGCCCTCGACCGGCCCGAGAGCTTCGACGTGGCCCTGCGCCTGTGGAAGCTCGACGCGGCGGGCGCGGCCGACCGCTACGAACAACTGCTCGGTTCGCTGCCGTCCGCCGAGGAGCGCAACGAGCTCGGCGATCGGTCGCTGCGCGCGGCCGAGGGAGACATCCGCGGCGTCGCCGTGCTCGACGGCAAGCGCGCCGCCGTGCTGCTGCTCACGTGCGGCGTCGCCCAGTGCCGCACTGCCGAGGACGCCGTCGCGTTGGCCCGCCGCGCGCTCGAACGGCTGCAAGGGTTGTGGCCGCTGGAGGGGAACTGA